CGGCCGGATCAGCTCCAAATTCGACGAGAGCGCAAATCAGGTGGTCGTGATTGGGTAGCTCGGGGCGGCGAGGGAACGGTGGCTGCGACAAGGGTTGAGGCGAGCGCACGGCCAAGCTGCACAACGGCACCGACCGCGGCGTCGAGGGACGANNNNNNNNNNNNNNNNNNNNNNNNNNNNNNNNNNNNNNNNNNNNNNNNNNNNNNNNNNNNNNNNNNNNNNNNNNNNNNNNNNNNNNNNNNNNNNNNNNNNNNNNNNNNNNNNNNNNNNNNNNNNNNNNNNNNNNNNNNNNNNNNNNNNNNNNNNNNNNNNNNNNNNNNNNNNNNNNNNNNNNNNNNNNNNNNNNNNNNNNNNNNNNNNNNGACATGGGCAGGCGCCATGCGCCGTTCGCGCGTGTCCGTCGGCCGCAAACTGGGCCCAAACTTGACAGAAAATGGACGACGGTCCGTTTGCGGCCGTGCGTTGGGAGGCCTGCTTTGTCCGTTTACCCCCGAATGGAAGCGGGcggacaggatggggtcgcgcgttggagttggccttacaccaTGTTCGACGAGTTCTTTACactgttcatcttcttcttcttttatttcTATCATGTTCCACTCTCAGGTTTGAGTACTGTTTCATCCTCTTCTTTctctatttctttttcttttgtgtagtTACTCTCGCCTTTACGTGATGTGGACCCATCAGTTTGGCCTATCCTGCTGCTTCGCAAGTTCATGCCATCGTTCTTCCCATGAAAACTTGCTACGCTATTTTTGtcaattttttattttctcttcccACAAATATCCATCCCTCTATTCAACACATGCATGCTTGTACTATGAAATCTCCCTTTGTCAAAAGACTTTGATGCCTGCCTTATGAACTTCAATTGAGATACCATTTTGATTTCGTTCATTCAAAGTGCAATGCCTTTTGTATGATTTGATTTGATTTTCAGTCCTAACATTTTGGTTCTTGTTCTACCaggttaaattttatgaaacttgcttTCTTGTTTTTAGAAAACTTACCCAGTACGTTAagttttgtactccctccgatcttttttagttcgcatataagatttgtcgaAGTCAAGCATCGTAaagttgaccaactttatagaaaaataaTATCAACATTCATAATGTGAAATCAGTATCagtagatgtgtcatgacttaaaatttcatattgtataactttagcatggtagatgttgatattttttcatataaatatggtcaaactttatgaagtttgacttcagacaattcttatacgcagagtaaaaaggaccgaaggAAATATGTAGGAAGGACACAAGAGACAATTTGTATTATtattgcatggttgcttgagagagccTACGTTCCACTTACACCTCTCGCGGATTGATAAACTTTATGTCATCATTTGAAAggaaattgttgttgtcctacagtcctctgtgcttggaggcccagcaGAGTCTACAAGAATAGATGTGAGCAGTAGACATCAAGAACCCACCAGAGACACCTGCAATGTACAAGGCCTAAGACAATACTGCAATCACTATTTTGATCTACTATCATGTCGGTGTCCTTCTGCATGATTATGTCTAAGCACTCATGTTAGTTCATTCACATGTTTTCACTAAACTCATGGTCGATTCTTCGTGCAGACGGTAGAAAGAGGGGCGAAGCTAACGGTAGTACAACAACGTTGATGGTACTGGAGGTTGGGGCTAATGGAGGAAGCCTCGCTAGAGTAGTAACAAGGTGGAGCCACCTCCGCGGTGGTGACAATACTTTTGGACCAATAAAGGAGAACTCGTTGTAATGGGAGGTAAGGATTAGGGGTGGCTAGGGGTAAAGGTTTGACCTAACGGAGCCATTGTGTATGACGGGTTAGCATGCAATGGTGCCGACATAGGCAAGATCAGATAATGAAGATGGTGATAGTGGGTTGGGCAACGAAAATGTCcgagaaagaaaaaaacaaataaCACTATGAGTTAACGTAAAATAATTGTAATTTTCTTACCTATAGGTAGACCCGTGAGTTTTGCCACATCTATGGATAAATCATACAAAATTAAAGTTGCATGACCAGATGGCATATTATTGTTGGAAAAGGGGAGTGGAAGTGAGCCCACAATGGAACTCTAGAGCTATTAATGAGAGGTTAGTGGGAATTTGACCCGTAAGTTTTCACGTCTGAGAAAACTTACCTTAGGTTTAGCCCCATTCAATCTTCGTCCCCATTGCACCTCTTTTTCCCGTTTGCTAAATGTCAGGTGTCTGAACATTTTTAGGGTGTCAGTCAATTTCTGCTTTTTCAGAGGCCGAAAGCAGTGACGAGAGTCGACCCTAGCAGGCCGTGTTGTGAACAAGCCGAAGCCGGTGATAGCCGGCGGAAGCGACTCCGAAACTTGNNNNNNNNNNNNNNNNNNNNNNNNNNNNNNNNNNNNNNNNNNNNNNNNNNNNNNNNNNNNNNNNNNNNNNNNNNNNNNNNNNNNNNNNNNNNNNNNNNNNNNNNNNNNNNNNNNNNNNNNNNNNNNNNNNNNNNNNNNNNNNNNNNNNNNNNNNNNNNNNNNNNNNNNNNNNNNNNNNNNNNNNNCAGGGTGGGGGCCTCTATAGAGATGGTCGCGGCGAGGGTGAGGCCGCGTGTGACAGCGCCCACTAGCTGCGAGGGAGGGGGGATCCAAGCAGTTGAGGCGGGTGGGTGGGCGAATGCATGATGAAGAAGAAAgaaaggttgaagatgaactgtgtCTGTGTGAGGTGATTGCGGAAGTTGGATGATGATCCGACGGCCAAAAAAAATgaatgatgccaaatttgttttcacAAATAGGTGCTCCCGATattatttttcagaaattgcacCCCATTAATTTTGTCTCACTCCACAGTCCACGCTCTCATTCGGCACAATTGTCCAAAAGGTACAACCAAACCCTAAATATCAGCAATGTGGCTAATTCACCAACTTGTGACTGACAGGCCACAAGTGGCCTGGCCTCCCTATCTACATTACCACCCCTCTTCCTCCATTGAATCCTTCCATTCCTTTCttgccatctccggccgcaccacaaTGGCCACCACAACCACCACAACTGTCACCGAACCTGACAATGCCGACGAGTCTTCACCACCATCTAAGAATGTCATGTACGAGCTAGCCGCGCGGAACATCTACTACGCGAAGCCGGCCGCGGCGCCGACATTGTCGCTCGGCCGGCTCCTGAAGCCATGCGGCGCGGCCCTTTCGACGCCCGAGTACATCCTCCGCGACGTGTCGCTCACGGCGCGGGCGGGGGAGATCCTGGCCGTCGTCGGCCCGAGCGGCGCCGGCAAGTCCACGCTGCTCGACATCCTCGCGGTGCGGACCGCGCCCACCCACGGGCGCCTCCTGCTCAACTCGGCGCCGCTCCGGTCCTCCTCCTTCCGCCGGCTCTCCGCCCACGTTCCCCAGGCGGACGTCGCGCTGTCGCTGCTCACCGTGGCCGAGACGTTCACCTTCGCCGCGTCGCTGCTTTACCATACGTCGGCGTCCGCGGCCTCGACCGCGGTCACGGCGCTCCTCGCGGACCTCCGTCTGGCGCACGCGGCTCACACGCGGGTCTCCGCGTCCCGGCTGTCGGGTGGCGAGCGCCGGCGGGTCTCCATTGGCCTCGCCCTGCTCCGCGACCCCGGGGTGCTCCTGCTCGATGAGCCGACCTCCGGCCTCGACTCCTCCTCGGCGTTCGTGGTCGTCGGCTGCCTCCGCGCCGTGGCGGCCGCCAGAGGCACGACGGTGGTGCTGTCCATCCACCAGCCCAGCGCGCGCCTCCTCTCCGCCGTGGATTCGCTCCTGCTCCTCTCCCGCGGCATCGTCCTCCACCACGGCTCCCTCGCCTCCCTCGACGCCGCCCTCCTCTCACACGGCTTCGCCGTGCCCGCGCAGCTCAACCCGCTAGAGTACGCCCTCGAGGTCATCGACCAGATACCCCatccctcgccctcctcccctgAACCCAAGTCGGAACAAGATCTCACAACCAAGACATCGGATTCGGACCGCCACAGGCCGGTCATGGCGACACCGCCGTCGTTGTCGTGTACTTCGCCGTGCTCGCGGATACATGAGTTCGTAGTTCTGTACAAAAGGGCGTGGAAGGTGGTGTATCGCAGCAAGCAGCTGCTATTGACCAACTTCCTCGAGGCTGTCATCGTCGGGACGCTGCTGGGCACCATCTACATCAACGCCGGCTATGGCGAGGCCGGCGCACAGAAGCGACTGGGGCTCTTCGCCTTCACGCTGACGTTCCTGCTCACCTCCACCACGGAGACGCTGCCGACGTTCGTCACGGAGCGGCCTATCGTGCTCGCTGAGACGGCGGCTGGTCTGTACCGGCTGTCCTCCCACGCCACCGCGGCCACGATGGTGTTCCTCCCGTATCTCCTGGCGGTGGCGCTGCTCTACTCCTCGTGCGTCTACTTCCTCGTCGGCCTCTGCGCGTCGCCGGCGGCATTCGCAGTGTTTGTGCTGGTGGTGTGGGCGGTGGTGCTCACGGCCAACTCCTTCGTGCTCTTCATCAGTTCCTTCGCGCCGGACTACATCGCGGGAATGTCGCTGGTGTCGGTGTCGCTGGCCGGGTTCTTCCTCTTCTCTGGCTACTTCCTGTCCCGGGAGAGCACGCCGGTGTACTGGGTGTTCATGCACTACGCCTCTCCCTACAAGTACGCGCTGGACGCCATGCTCGCCAACGAGTACTCGTGCGCGGCGAACCGGTGCTTTGGGGTGGCCGGCGCCGGAGAGGAGTGCTCCGAGACGGGGCGCGACGTGCTGGCGGCGAGAGGCCTCACGGCGGAGGAGCGGTGGACGGGAGTgcaggtgctgtttggattcttccTCCTCTACCGGGTGCTCTACTGGGTCGTGCTCAGCCGGAGAGCGTCCAGAGCCAAGAGGTGACCATTGATCGATCCATGAATCTCGTCTCGTCCATTACTACACTACGTAGTGCGTATACGAGTGTGTGTGAACGCATGCATGGAGAAGAAGGAGCTTCGTGCATGCGACAGTAAAGGTACGCCAATGTCAAAGTTCATCGACAGAGTGGTTAACCGGTAATTAAGCTGCTATACTGATGTATATTGTGAACATAAAATGACCTTCTACATAAATGTATGCATGGATATGGATAATAAACAGTGAGAATTCTCTACATGCCATTGATTATACTGATGGTTGGTCGATAGTATAGAGGGAATTGAGCCCTTCTTCAGTGGCATGTGAGGAATTCTCTAATGATAATTTGTGGGTACTGGCTTGATTTTTGTAATAACTTTGGCTTTCTTTTCAAACGTTCAAATGTAGTGCAAATATAATTCACCTGAATATTTTGAATGCCTGGCCATCGCCGTCTTTTAAGCATTCGAAAGGGTAGTGCGATTATAGGTAACCTGGTCATTTGAAGTCCTGGTCATCTTTTCAAATTTTGGATCAAGATATTGCCATGCATTTTTTTCCAACATCGCTTCATACAATCTTTCTAGAGAATTATAACCACGTACAGTTTGCTAAAGTTGTGCAATTTCAGTACTCCAATTGTAGGCTAACTGTTGTCTAATCTTAAGTGGCTAAGGTTATGATATTTCAGCCAACAGACAATTAACAAAAACAAAATCAATGTAGTTTGATTTGTCTTGTTAAACATAGGAAAAAATAAAATTTTGATTTGACCACTGATCGGCAAAAAAAATCACCTGTCGTTCTCCTTGAGCGCTTCTCTATGTGATAGAAACAAAAAAGTATTCAGTAAACTATCTATCTGATCATGGTATAGCCATTATACATTTATCCAAGGCATGTATTTTAATCCCAAGACGGTAACCTTGACCGCGCTAGCAAAGTCATTTCTGACGGAGACGCTATATGGTGAACTCTTCTCAACCAATCACAGCCCGCcaccattgcatgtactctacttcATCATAGTTTTTGTATTAAACGAATGATAGGTAAATATCTGAAAATAATACTTCTGTAAGTTCCAAAATGTATTTTTACCAATAATTGAAACTAGTTCGAAGacttcaatttttttaaacttatgTATTATTTTCTGATTTTTTGATTTAATTCAATGATTTTAGCGACATTAAAAAGTTCaactatttttatttgaatttccattgtttctatttttttaaaatatGAGTCATAAACATTTCACAAATATCAATTATTCCAGTCTTATTTCAATCAATTTCAGAAACATTTCACACAATTTTCAATTCAGTCATATCTCAATCAGTTCTAGAAATATTTCATACACGTGCCAAGAAATTCACTGTTTTGAaacaatttacaaatataaatcgtAAAATTTGACATACCTTCCAACTATATATGTCACTTTCTGATCAATTTAGGAAATATTCTATATGTATTTCACCCAAGTTTTCAATTGTTTCAGACACATTTTAATAATTTTAGTCATACTTAGGAAAATTTGGTAAACTTGCATTTTGAATTTGGAAGAGGGTCACCCGCGCAGGCTAGgaggtgtgtgagcatgtgtgtttTGGCTGGAATAGAgttgggcctctttgattcacgggGATCCGTAGGAATAGAAAAATCATAAAAATAGAGTATCATGTCCTCTTGTATCCTGTATAACTAGAAACCTACATAAATTTGGATGGAATAGTGCTTGACAGCCcacaaaaaaaaaagaaattaTACCAAGAGCTTTGAGTGGATGATATTTTAATGAAATACAAATAAATTCTATGAAAAACAATCTAAGGATTCTAATCCCACGAGCCAAACGACCACCTTAGGAAATGTTTCGAAGCACTCAAGGCCTGACGAAAGGGACTGAGTAATGTTCCGGGAAGAAATGTGTTGCGTCCGATGAACATCAAACGACAGGGAAATTCTCCTGCTCCATCAACAGGCGCCGTTGCAAGTCTCACAAATTTGCGATATTTGTTACGCGTGGCCCAGATACCACACTGCAGAGCTGGGGACGCATGATAGACAGTCAACGTACGTACAACGCAGAAACAGCACTGCCCTTGGACGAGTTTGGAGAACCAATCACATGCGGATGAATGATTTGTGCGCACATGATCCCATCTCACAAACTATATTGTACTAGTAGTAATACGGTACTGATGAGCTACATTTGTAGCTAGCGTGAACCTGGTgtgatcgatcgtcgtataattatcAGCCCTGGCCTATGTGTGCATGCCGATGT
This portion of the Triticum dicoccoides isolate Atlit2015 ecotype Zavitan chromosome 7A, WEW_v2.0, whole genome shotgun sequence genome encodes:
- the LOC119332174 gene encoding ABC transporter G family member 4-like, with product MWLIHQLVTDRPQVAWPPYLHYHPSSSIESFHSFLAISGRTTMATTTTTTVTEPDNADESSPPSKNVMYELAARNIYYAKPAAAPTLSLGRLLKPCGAALSTPEYILRDVSLTARAGEILAVVGPSGAGKSTLLDILAVRTAPTHGRLLLNSAPLRSSSFRRLSAHVPQADVALSLLTVAETFTFAASLLYHTSASAASTAVTALLADLRLAHAAHTRVSASRLSGGERRRVSIGLALLRDPGVLLLDEPTSGLDSSSAFVVVGCLRAVAAARGTTVVLSIHQPSARLLSAVDSLLLLSRGIVLHHGSLASLDAALLSHGFAVPAQLNPLEYALEVIDQIPHPSPSSPEPKSEQDLTTKTSDSDRHRPVMATPPSLSCTSPCSRIHEFVVLYKRAWKVVYRSKQLLLTNFLEAVIVGTLLGTIYINAGYGEAGAQKRLGLFAFTLTFLLTSTTETLPTFVTERPIVLAETAAGLYRLSSHATAATMVFLPYLLAVALLYSSCVYFLVGLCASPAAFAVFVLVVWAVVLTANSFVLFISSFAPDYIAGMSLVSVSLAGFFLFSGYFLSRESTPVYWVFMHYASPYKYALDAMLANEYSCAANRCFGVAGAGEECSETGRDVLAARGLTAEERWTGVQVLFGFFLLYRVLYWVVLSRRASRAKR